One part of the Streptomyces lydicus genome encodes these proteins:
- a CDS encoding gas vesicle protein, producing MKTAGKSGESRDGSRTSEDTTSQDTTHRAGRRVSAPRAMRRAAEQLQELLGRAPESVSAVKPTDNGWQADVEVLELERVPGTTSVMASYRVTLDEEGELLAYERIRRYTRGQIDPRG from the coding sequence GTGAAGACCGCGGGGAAGTCCGGCGAAAGCCGGGACGGCAGCCGGACGAGCGAGGACACCACGAGCCAGGACACCACGCACCGCGCGGGCCGCCGCGTCTCGGCACCGCGGGCCATGCGGAGGGCGGCCGAACAGCTCCAGGAGCTGCTGGGCCGGGCCCCCGAGTCCGTCTCCGCGGTCAAACCGACCGACAACGGCTGGCAGGCGGACGTGGAAGTCCTGGAGCTGGAACGCGTCCCGGGGACCACCAGCGTGATGGCGAGTTACCGGGTGACGCTGGACGAGGAGGGCGAACTGCTGGCGTACGAGCGCATCCGCCGCTACACCCGGGGGCAGATCGACCCGCGGGGCTGA
- a CDS encoding gas vesicle structural protein GvpA, which produces MTVVPQGQGTMSRGGGASSGNLYDILDLILDRGLVIDVFARVSLVGIEILKIDARIVVASVDTYLRFAEACNRLDLEAGNKKPQDLTDLVGEMTESGSHGKAKGALSGAADAVANALKGGSDEDEEEPEERQKEPAGKRERPARRPVRHRKE; this is translated from the coding sequence GTGACTGTGGTGCCGCAAGGCCAAGGAACCATGTCCCGGGGCGGTGGAGCCAGCTCCGGAAACCTCTACGACATCCTCGATCTGATCCTGGACCGCGGGCTGGTCATCGACGTCTTCGCACGGGTGTCGCTGGTCGGCATCGAGATCCTCAAGATCGACGCCCGCATCGTCGTGGCGAGCGTCGACACCTATCTGCGGTTCGCGGAGGCATGCAACCGCCTCGACCTCGAGGCCGGCAACAAGAAGCCCCAGGACCTGACGGATCTGGTCGGCGAGATGACCGAGAGCGGGTCCCACGGCAAGGCCAAGGGGGCCCTGAGCGGAGCCGCGGATGCGGTGGCCAACGCCCTCAAGGGAGGGAGCGACGAGGACGAGGAGGAGCCCGAGGAACGGCAGAAGGAGCCGGCGGGCAAGCGCGAGCGGCCGGCTCGCCGACCGGTACGGCACCGAAAGGAATGA
- a CDS encoding GvpL/GvpF family gas vesicle protein, whose product MAVYVYSIVATSHPHRLDDLKGVGDPPTALRTVKDGELTAVVSDAPEELRAKRRDLAAHQAVQERLMADGTVLPLQFGFVTDDDAAVRTVLEERAEQYTERLAALEGSTEYHLKAAQDEDALLRQILLENDRARELNEQIRSGQGSPDLPLALGELVSQEVQARQAHLADSVIDALRGLAQEVRVSEPTGDDFVNVSFLVHRDGEDAFRTAEKELADELGGDFDLRLRGPLPAYSFV is encoded by the coding sequence ATGGCCGTTTATGTCTACTCCATCGTCGCGACCTCACATCCGCACCGCCTGGACGACCTGAAGGGTGTGGGCGATCCGCCCACCGCGCTGCGCACCGTGAAGGACGGGGAGCTGACCGCGGTCGTCAGTGACGCCCCCGAGGAGCTCCGTGCCAAACGCCGCGACCTCGCCGCCCACCAGGCGGTCCAGGAGCGGCTGATGGCCGACGGCACGGTCCTGCCGCTGCAGTTCGGGTTCGTCACCGACGACGACGCCGCCGTACGGACGGTGCTGGAGGAGCGCGCGGAGCAGTACACCGAACGGCTGGCGGCGCTGGAGGGCAGCACGGAGTACCACCTGAAGGCCGCCCAGGACGAGGACGCCCTGCTGCGCCAGATCCTGCTGGAGAACGACCGGGCCCGCGAACTCAACGAGCAGATCAGAAGCGGCCAGGGCAGCCCGGACCTGCCGCTCGCCCTCGGTGAACTCGTCTCCCAGGAGGTCCAGGCCCGCCAGGCCCACCTCGCCGACTCGGTCATCGACGCGCTGCGCGGCCTGGCCCAGGAAGTACGGGTGTCGGAGCCGACCGGCGACGACTTCGTGAACGTGTCCTTCCTGGTGCACCGGGACGGCGAAGACGCCTTCCGCACCGCCGAGAAGGAACTCGCCGACGAACTCGGCGGCGACTTCGACCTGCGGCTGCGCGGCCCGCTGCCCGCGTACAGCTTCGTGTGA
- a CDS encoding gas vesicle protein GvpG, translated as MAGLLTHLATLPLAPVRGVAWVMERVVEAAEDEAYDPAPVEQELARLEEKLLAGEIDEETFDRREDELLDQLEEIRAHRRITGP; from the coding sequence ATGGCAGGGCTGCTGACCCATCTCGCGACCCTCCCGCTGGCACCGGTGCGCGGCGTCGCCTGGGTCATGGAGCGGGTCGTCGAGGCCGCGGAGGACGAGGCGTACGACCCGGCGCCCGTCGAGCAGGAACTCGCCCGGCTGGAGGAGAAGCTGCTGGCGGGCGAGATCGACGAGGAGACGTTCGACCGGCGCGAGGACGAACTGCTGGACCAACTGGAGGAGATCAGGGCCCACCGCCGCATCACCGGCCCCTGA
- the gvpJ gene encoding gas vesicle protein → MTEPVARRTGDYPSRATPYGQQGSSANLADILERVLDKGIVIAGDIQINLLDIELLTIKLRLLVASVDKAKEMGIDWWEHDPALSSRAADGNRSLTEENRRLRAEIEELRAGAELPAAEESPRASAEESPRASAEESSRPARASNPSRTTRGKKAAARPRKKRDTP, encoded by the coding sequence GTGACCGAACCCGTCGCCAGGAGGACCGGCGACTACCCGTCCCGAGCAACCCCGTACGGCCAGCAGGGCTCCTCGGCCAACCTCGCCGACATCCTCGAACGGGTCCTGGACAAGGGCATCGTGATCGCCGGTGACATCCAGATCAACCTCCTGGACATCGAACTGCTCACCATCAAGCTGCGGCTGCTGGTCGCCTCGGTCGACAAGGCGAAGGAGATGGGCATCGACTGGTGGGAGCACGACCCCGCCCTGTCGTCCCGGGCCGCCGACGGCAACCGCTCGCTCACCGAGGAGAACCGGCGGCTGCGCGCCGAGATCGAGGAACTGCGCGCGGGCGCCGAGCTGCCGGCGGCCGAGGAGAGCCCCCGCGCGTCGGCCGAGGAGAGCCCCCGGGCCTCGGCGGAAGAGAGTTCCCGCCCCGCGCGTGCCTCGAACCCTTCGCGCACCACCAGGGGGAAGAAGGCGGCGGCCCGCCCCCGTAAGAAGCGGGACACACCATGA
- a CDS encoding GvpL/GvpF family gas vesicle protein → MTGTVAYAYAVARDPDGSLEEALGGLPGVADAPVRLVRTGGRGDVVVAVSQVPERDFEEGALRAHLEDLDWLEGVARAHHRVIEALAARTTVLPLRLATVYLDEERVRLMLEERLAAFADRLSALDAHVEWGVKLYVEAPAEAAPQAGAPEPDLSPGRAYLRRRGAQRHAREDAYRDAEEAARRIDAAVRPYAVDRVQHRPQQGELARGPGENVVNDAYLVSQEHAESFRADVLRAAEGLPGVRVEVTGPWAPYSFATPTEAEPLRRAAQ, encoded by the coding sequence ATGACCGGGACCGTCGCGTACGCCTACGCGGTGGCGCGGGACCCCGACGGCTCGCTGGAGGAGGCGCTCGGCGGGCTGCCCGGGGTCGCGGACGCCCCGGTCCGGCTGGTGCGCACCGGCGGCCGGGGGGACGTGGTGGTCGCGGTGAGCCAGGTGCCCGAGCGGGACTTCGAGGAGGGCGCGCTCCGGGCCCACCTGGAAGACCTGGACTGGCTGGAGGGCGTCGCCCGCGCCCACCACCGGGTGATCGAGGCGCTGGCGGCACGCACCACCGTCCTGCCGCTCCGCCTCGCCACCGTCTATCTCGACGAGGAACGCGTGCGGCTGATGCTCGAAGAGCGCCTGGCGGCGTTCGCCGACCGGCTGTCCGCCCTGGACGCCCATGTGGAGTGGGGCGTCAAGCTGTACGTCGAGGCCCCCGCCGAGGCCGCCCCGCAGGCCGGGGCGCCGGAACCGGACCTCAGCCCCGGGAGGGCCTACCTCAGGCGTCGCGGCGCGCAGCGGCACGCCCGCGAGGACGCCTACCGCGATGCCGAGGAGGCGGCCCGGCGCATCGACGCCGCCGTCCGTCCGTACGCGGTCGACCGGGTCCAGCACCGCCCGCAGCAGGGCGAACTCGCCCGTGGACCCGGCGAGAACGTCGTCAACGACGCCTATCTCGTGTCGCAGGAGCACGCCGAGAGCTTCCGCGCGGACGTGCTGCGGGCCGCCGAGGGACTGCCCGGCGTACGTGTCGAGGTCACCGGCCCCTGGGCCCCGTACTCCTTCGCCACGCCCACCGAGGCCGAACCGCTGAGGAGAGCCGCGCAGTGA
- a CDS encoding gas vesicle protein: protein MRAAGGPPARADEPLPDRQIALIDLLDRLLSGGVVLTGDLVLSIADIDLVRISLRALIVSISEQNPGPWPSVTAALRDDDDR, encoded by the coding sequence GTGAGAGCCGCGGGCGGGCCGCCGGCCAGGGCGGACGAGCCGCTGCCGGACCGGCAGATCGCACTGATCGACCTGCTGGACCGGCTGCTCAGCGGAGGTGTGGTGCTCACCGGCGACCTCGTGCTGTCCATCGCCGACATCGACCTGGTGCGCATCTCGCTGCGCGCGCTGATCGTCTCCATCAGCGAGCAGAATCCGGGCCCCTGGCCCTCCGTCACCGCTGCCCTGCGAGACGACGATGACCGCTGA
- a CDS encoding gas vesicle protein K: MTAEGDGRPAGNRFDDIADAAARAFRLLPAAPQDIQPPAGGAPRGPAHRVTADPDTVERDLIKLVLTLVELLRQLMERQALQRVEAGGLTEEQEERLGATLMILHSRMVELCEQYDLTLQDLNLDLGPLGTLLPPAE, encoded by the coding sequence ATGACCGCTGAGGGCGACGGCCGCCCGGCCGGCAACCGCTTCGACGACATCGCCGACGCGGCGGCTCGCGCCTTCCGCCTGCTGCCCGCCGCGCCCCAGGACATCCAGCCCCCGGCCGGCGGGGCACCGCGCGGCCCCGCACACCGGGTCACCGCCGACCCCGACACCGTGGAGCGGGACCTGATCAAGCTCGTGCTCACCCTCGTCGAGCTGCTGCGGCAGCTCATGGAACGCCAGGCCCTCCAGCGGGTCGAGGCCGGGGGCCTCACCGAGGAACAGGAGGAACGGCTGGGCGCGACGCTGATGATCCTGCACAGCCGGATGGTGGAGCTGTGCGAGCAGTACGACCTGACCCTGCAGGACCTCAATCTCGACCTCGGGCCTCTCGGGACCTTGCTGCCGCCCGCCGAGTGA
- a CDS encoding SRPBCC family protein produces MAKTGQGSGDSGLDRLREELGEYATAWVGNMAERAGDKLGDVTEQLTDVVSNGGSLGKVASGLLSGQSPLKALVTGKAKDVKENVVEKAKEVFGGGKGKGRSSGTTKVTNIIEVLDVGVPLRTAYDHWTRYDKFSSFTKGVRSVSSSDETASDWKVKVGPSTRGWKATVQEQIPDDRIVWTSDGAKGSTRGAVSFHELAPNLTRIVLVVEYYPSGFFEKTGNIWRAQGRRLRLDFKHFQRYVTLTDKDPEGWRGEVRDGEVVKTHEEAVEEEESEANEEAEEGEENGEGREEYADAEEGYEGDEEVPEEEEEGEEGEEGEGAEEEEGEGEWDEDEEGYAEEEEEE; encoded by the coding sequence ATGGCCAAGACAGGACAGGGCAGCGGGGACTCGGGGCTCGATCGGCTGCGTGAGGAGCTCGGCGAATACGCGACGGCGTGGGTCGGGAACATGGCGGAACGCGCCGGCGACAAGCTGGGGGACGTCACCGAGCAGCTCACCGACGTCGTCAGCAACGGCGGCTCGCTGGGCAAGGTCGCCTCCGGCCTGCTGAGCGGTCAGTCGCCCCTCAAGGCGCTGGTGACCGGCAAGGCGAAGGACGTCAAGGAAAACGTCGTGGAGAAGGCCAAGGAGGTCTTCGGCGGCGGCAAGGGCAAGGGACGCTCGTCGGGAACCACCAAGGTCACCAACATCATCGAGGTGCTGGACGTCGGCGTGCCGCTGCGGACCGCCTATGACCACTGGACGCGGTACGACAAGTTCAGCAGCTTCACGAAGGGTGTCCGCAGCGTCTCGTCCAGCGACGAGACGGCCAGCGACTGGAAGGTCAAGGTCGGGCCCTCGACCCGGGGCTGGAAGGCCACGGTGCAGGAGCAGATACCCGACGACCGCATCGTCTGGACGTCCGACGGCGCCAAGGGATCGACCCGTGGTGCGGTCAGCTTCCATGAACTGGCACCGAATCTGACCCGCATCGTGCTGGTCGTCGAATACTACCCCTCGGGATTCTTCGAGAAGACCGGAAACATCTGGCGCGCCCAGGGCCGCCGGCTGCGGCTGGACTTCAAGCACTTCCAGCGCTACGTGACCCTCACCGACAAGGACCCGGAGGGCTGGCGCGGCGAGGTGCGGGACGGCGAGGTCGTGAAGACCCACGAGGAAGCCGTCGAGGAAGAGGAAAGCGAAGCGAACGAAGAAGCCGAGGAAGGCGAGGAGAACGGCGAGGGCCGCGAGGAATACGCGGACGCCGAAGAGGGCTACGAGGGCGACGAGGAAGTCCCGGAGGAAGAAGAAGAGGGGGAAGAGGGAGAAGAGGGAGAAGGCGCGGAGGAGGAAGAGGGCGAGGGTGAATGGGACGAGGACGAAGAGGGGTACGCGGAGGAGGAAGAGGAGGAGTGA
- a CDS encoding histone H1-like repetitive region-containing protein, whose protein sequence is MNERTKIMLAAAVAGGYVLGRTKKGRLALTAASYLAGKQFGLEPRQLVAEGVRRLGEIPQVAELGDQLRGEVMNVGRQALTSAANRKLADLADTLHDRTRLLESGVGLKPGREEEEEEEYEEGEPEEEEEEYEEGEEEEGEEEPEEEYEGEEEEPEEEEEEPEEEPEEEEEEEEEEEPEEEPERPRRARPTGRKAPAKRPGRRPAARKAPAEKAPAKKAAAKQAPAKKAAAKRPAAEKAPAKKAAAKKTTGKKAAPAKKAPAKKAAAKKATAEKTPAKKATAQRPAAKKTAAKKTAKKAPAKKAPAKKAAKKTARPPAKKSPQKSAQKTTKQSAKKTSSRVKGRR, encoded by the coding sequence ATGAACGAGAGAACCAAGATCATGCTCGCCGCGGCCGTGGCCGGCGGGTACGTACTGGGCCGCACGAAGAAGGGCCGGCTCGCTCTCACCGCGGCGTCCTACCTCGCCGGGAAGCAGTTCGGTCTGGAGCCGCGCCAGCTGGTCGCCGAGGGCGTCCGCAGACTCGGGGAGATCCCCCAGGTCGCCGAGCTCGGCGACCAGCTGCGCGGGGAGGTCATGAATGTCGGGCGGCAGGCGCTGACGAGCGCCGCCAACCGCAAGCTGGCCGATCTCGCCGACACGCTCCACGACCGTACCCGCCTGCTCGAAAGCGGTGTGGGGCTGAAGCCGGGACGGGAAGAGGAGGAAGAGGAGGAGTACGAGGAGGGCGAGCCCGAGGAGGAAGAGGAGGAGTACGAGGAAGGCGAGGAGGAAGAGGGCGAGGAAGAGCCGGAGGAGGAGTACGAGGGCGAGGAGGAAGAGCCCGAGGAGGAAGAGGAAGAGCCTGAGGAAGAGCCTGAGGAGGAAGAAGAGGAGGAGGAAGAAGAGGAGCCGGAGGAGGAGCCCGAGCGGCCCCGCCGCGCACGGCCCACGGGGCGCAAGGCCCCGGCAAAGCGGCCCGGAAGGCGGCCCGCTGCGCGCAAGGCACCGGCCGAGAAGGCCCCCGCGAAGAAGGCCGCGGCGAAGCAGGCACCCGCGAAGAAGGCGGCTGCGAAGCGGCCCGCAGCGGAGAAGGCCCCGGCCAAGAAGGCCGCCGCGAAGAAGACCACGGGGAAGAAGGCGGCCCCCGCAAAAAAAGCCCCGGCCAAAAAGGCCGCCGCCAAGAAGGCCACGGCTGAGAAGACGCCGGCCAAGAAGGCCACGGCGCAGCGGCCCGCAGCGAAGAAGACCGCGGCGAAGAAGACGGCGAAGAAGGCTCCGGCCAAGAAGGCGCCCGCGAAGAAGGCCGCGAAGAAGACGGCCCGACCGCCGGCGAAGAAATCTCCGCAGAAATCCGCGCAGAAAACCACGAAGCAGAGCGCGAAGAAGACGTCGTCGCGCGTCAAGGGCCGGAGGTGA
- a CDS encoding alpha/beta hydrolase, translating into MAAVVALLGALMGTPAAVAADDPHLTRFYQQRLAWEPCPQNMGAGTQSPDVTPPPGHQERLECARMEVPRDYTAPGNRTLQVQLIRLRATGPGKRLGSLVLNPGGPGASGVNYLIASGSAFARLGQQYDIVSFDPRGTGHTEPVSCGDKLAPPPGNPSDDTLAAKEKRINDACGRYSGGLLEWVGTPDVARDMDVLRAAVHDDKLNYLGFSYGTKLGAVYAHEFPDKVGRMVLDSVEDPTKNNWQTALAQARGFQRALDDFADDCIHATDCPLGTDGRHAQDQLRTWYQQLSERPMKVNGQTVDETTYVYALREALYSRSDWPALRQALAQLRRGDGSGILRMSNSGGSRAGLPHRAPARTAGHPAGGQRTPARQTGQDDLPSQDQLALRAISCRDTSERYGAGDYPRAERELTRASPLFGPDIAPTLLDCYDWPVAGDDASRDVSAPGAPPMLLVATTNDPATPYEGAAHMARALGNGSTVLTYRGEGHAAYTTGDPCVQGHVDDFLLNGALPKPGTTCG; encoded by the coding sequence GTGGCCGCGGTCGTGGCGCTGCTCGGCGCCCTGATGGGAACTCCGGCCGCGGTGGCCGCCGATGACCCGCACCTGACGCGCTTCTACCAGCAGCGGCTCGCCTGGGAGCCGTGCCCGCAGAACATGGGGGCCGGCACGCAGAGCCCGGACGTCACCCCGCCGCCGGGCCACCAGGAGCGGCTGGAGTGCGCCCGCATGGAGGTGCCGCGCGACTACACCGCCCCCGGGAACCGCACGCTGCAGGTCCAGCTGATCCGGCTGCGGGCCACCGGGCCCGGCAAGCGGCTCGGTTCACTGGTGCTCAATCCCGGCGGGCCGGGTGCCTCCGGCGTCAACTACCTCATCGCCAGCGGTAGCGCCTTCGCCCGGCTGGGGCAGCAGTACGACATCGTCAGCTTCGACCCGCGCGGCACCGGCCACACCGAACCGGTCTCCTGCGGGGACAAGCTGGCCCCGCCGCCCGGCAACCCCTCCGACGACACCCTCGCCGCGAAGGAGAAGCGCATCAACGACGCCTGCGGGCGCTACTCCGGCGGGCTGCTGGAGTGGGTCGGCACCCCTGACGTGGCACGGGACATGGACGTCCTGCGCGCCGCGGTGCACGACGACAAGCTCAACTACCTGGGGTTCTCGTACGGCACCAAGCTCGGCGCCGTCTACGCCCACGAATTCCCGGACAAGGTCGGCCGGATGGTCCTCGACAGCGTCGAGGACCCGACCAAGAACAACTGGCAGACCGCGCTGGCCCAGGCCCGGGGCTTCCAGCGGGCGCTGGACGACTTCGCCGACGACTGCATCCACGCCACGGACTGTCCGCTGGGCACCGACGGGCGGCACGCCCAGGACCAGCTGCGCACCTGGTACCAGCAGTTGAGCGAGCGGCCGATGAAGGTGAACGGGCAGACGGTGGACGAGACGACGTACGTCTATGCGCTACGCGAGGCGCTGTACAGCAGGAGCGACTGGCCGGCGCTGCGGCAGGCGCTGGCACAGCTGCGGCGCGGCGACGGGTCCGGGATCCTCCGGATGAGCAACAGCGGCGGCAGCCGGGCCGGTCTGCCGCACCGGGCGCCCGCCCGCACGGCCGGCCACCCCGCCGGTGGGCAGCGGACGCCGGCACGGCAGACCGGGCAGGACGACCTGCCGTCGCAGGACCAGCTGGCGCTGCGGGCGATCTCCTGCCGGGACACCTCCGAGCGGTACGGCGCCGGTGACTACCCCCGCGCCGAGCGCGAACTGACCCGCGCCTCGCCGCTGTTCGGGCCGGACATCGCACCGACCCTGCTGGACTGCTACGACTGGCCGGTCGCCGGCGACGACGCGTCCCGCGACGTCTCGGCCCCCGGCGCGCCGCCCATGCTGCTGGTGGCGACCACCAACGACCCGGCCACGCCGTACGAGGGTGCCGCGCACATGGCCCGGGCGCTGGGCAACGGCAGCACCGTGCTCACCTACCGCGGGGAGGGCCACGCCGCGTACACCACCGGCGACCCGTGCGTACAAGGCCATGTCGACGACTTCCTGCTCAACGGCGCGCTGCCGAAGCCCGGTACGACCTGCGGCTGA
- a CDS encoding DUF6458 family protein — translation MGIGGCIGLLAVGAILTFATDWHMAGVNLDLVGIIMMIVGIIGLATYVSILKRRRTQPPSPGAPVVDVEDNRYYK, via the coding sequence ATGGGTATCGGTGGGTGCATCGGTCTGCTCGCGGTGGGGGCGATCCTCACCTTCGCCACGGACTGGCACATGGCCGGCGTCAATCTCGACCTCGTGGGGATCATCATGATGATCGTCGGCATCATCGGCCTCGCGACGTACGTGAGCATCCTCAAGCGGCGGCGCACGCAGCCGCCGTCCCCCGGCGCGCCGGTGGTCGACGTCGAGGACAACCGCTACTACAAGTGA
- a CDS encoding Ku protein: MRPTAKFSISFGLVTIPVAAYNATDTSASVSFVRIHTADGGRVRNQPVCSLEGTEVSPDEIGRGYRPHDADVVVPLSDEDLEALPLPTARTLTILAFVAGGDIDPLQMGKGYYLATDSPAAAKPYVLLREAMERHERVGLGKIALHGRETLAMIRPMGDALVMQVLLWPHQIRSMDGVLPEREVEVHPNEVAAAETLMDSFGELSEDDLHDHYREALDELVAAKLAHREPEFGTGEEQPSGGQVMDLMAALQDSVRAAKRSRGEDEGDTGRAAAKRPAKKAAAKTSTASGTKSGTGSGAKSGTKTASGAAAKKSAQSTAAKSTAAKSTAKKTAGKSAAKKTASRGARRAG; encoded by the coding sequence ATGCGTCCCACGGCGAAGTTCAGCATCAGCTTCGGCCTGGTCACCATCCCGGTCGCCGCGTACAACGCCACGGACACCTCCGCGTCGGTCAGCTTCGTCCGCATCCACACGGCCGACGGCGGGCGGGTGCGCAACCAGCCCGTGTGCTCGCTGGAGGGCACCGAGGTCTCCCCGGACGAGATCGGCCGCGGCTACCGGCCGCACGACGCCGACGTCGTCGTCCCGCTGAGCGACGAGGACCTGGAGGCCCTGCCGCTGCCGACCGCCAGGACGCTGACGATCCTGGCCTTCGTCGCCGGCGGTGACATCGACCCGCTGCAGATGGGCAAGGGCTACTACCTGGCCACCGACAGCCCCGCCGCGGCCAAGCCGTACGTCCTGCTGCGCGAAGCCATGGAGCGGCACGAGCGCGTCGGGCTCGGCAAGATCGCCCTGCACGGGCGGGAGACGCTGGCCATGATCCGGCCCATGGGGGACGCGCTGGTGATGCAGGTGCTGCTGTGGCCGCACCAGATCCGGTCGATGGACGGGGTGCTGCCCGAGCGGGAGGTGGAGGTCCACCCCAATGAGGTGGCGGCGGCCGAGACGCTGATGGACTCCTTCGGCGAACTGTCGGAGGACGACCTGCACGACCACTACCGCGAGGCGCTCGACGAGCTCGTGGCGGCGAAGCTCGCCCACCGTGAGCCGGAGTTCGGCACCGGCGAGGAGCAGCCCTCCGGCGGCCAGGTGATGGACCTGATGGCGGCGCTGCAGGACAGCGTCCGCGCCGCCAAGCGGTCCCGCGGCGAGGACGAGGGGGACACCGGCCGCGCCGCGGCGAAGCGCCCGGCGAAGAAGGCGGCGGCGAAGACCTCCACCGCCTCCGGCACGAAGTCCGGGACCGGGTCCGGCGCGAAGTCCGGCACGAAGACGGCCTCCGGCGCCGCCGCGAAGAAGTCCGCGCAGTCCACCGCGGCGAAGTCCACCGCTGCGAAGTCCACCGCCAAGAAGACGGCCGGAAAGTCCGCCGCGAAGAAGACGGCGAGCCGCGGCGCCCGGCGGGCCGGCTGA
- a CDS encoding DUF7144 family membrane protein, producing the protein MAARKQTVVGGWTAFAGVLMIFGGAMTLLEGISAIARDNLIVTTQNYVFSFNLTGWGWIHLILGIVILLAGVALLATGAMWARVVGVILAGLGALANFLWIPHYPFWALVLIAIDIFIIWALCAGDHRHATT; encoded by the coding sequence ATGGCTGCGCGCAAGCAGACCGTCGTGGGCGGATGGACGGCATTCGCCGGAGTCCTGATGATCTTCGGTGGCGCGATGACCCTCCTGGAGGGCATCTCCGCCATCGCACGGGACAACCTCATCGTCACGACGCAGAACTACGTCTTCTCCTTCAACCTCACCGGCTGGGGATGGATCCATCTCATCCTGGGCATCGTGATCCTCCTCGCGGGCGTCGCGCTGCTGGCCACCGGGGCGATGTGGGCGCGCGTGGTCGGCGTGATCCTCGCCGGCCTCGGCGCGCTCGCGAACTTCCTGTGGATCCCGCACTACCCGTTCTGGGCCCTGGTGCTGATCGCCATCGACATCTTCATCATCTGGGCCCTGTGCGCCGGAGACCACCGGCACGCGACGACCTGA
- the ligD gene encoding non-homologous end-joining DNA ligase, translating into MDDSDDGTHDEGGDGATRTVRAGRRTVRIHRPDKVLFPDDGLTKAEVVDYYGRVAAAMVPQLRGRPLMLERLPEGLGGPHFMQKETPDHYPDWIRRAEVAKEGGTVTHPLCDDKATLLFLADQACLTLHRWLSRADRPDHPDRLVFDLDPPGTDFEAVREAARALLGLLDELGLPAALMTTGSKGLHVIVPLDGKSDFDTVRGFAQDTAEVLARRHPDRLTTAVRKKARGDRLYLDVQRNAYAQTAVAPWSLRAVPGGPVAAPISHDQLDDPGLGAQSWSLRDVDGVLAQLRSAPWSAVPGRGRSLTAARKRLDALR; encoded by the coding sequence ATGGACGACTCGGACGACGGCACGCACGACGAGGGCGGGGACGGCGCGACGCGCACCGTCCGCGCCGGACGCCGTACGGTGCGGATCCACCGGCCGGACAAGGTGCTCTTCCCCGACGACGGGCTGACCAAGGCCGAGGTCGTCGACTACTACGGCCGGGTGGCCGCCGCCATGGTCCCGCAGCTCCGCGGGCGCCCCCTGATGCTGGAGCGGCTCCCCGAAGGGCTGGGCGGCCCGCACTTCATGCAGAAGGAGACCCCGGACCACTACCCCGACTGGATCCGGCGGGCCGAGGTCGCCAAGGAGGGCGGCACTGTCACCCACCCCCTCTGCGACGACAAGGCCACCCTGCTCTTCCTCGCCGACCAGGCGTGCCTCACCCTGCACCGCTGGCTGTCCCGGGCCGACCGGCCCGACCACCCGGACCGGCTGGTCTTCGACCTGGACCCGCCCGGCACCGACTTCGAAGCGGTGCGCGAGGCCGCCCGGGCGCTCCTCGGCCTGCTCGACGAACTCGGGTTGCCGGCCGCCCTGATGACGACGGGCTCGAAGGGGCTGCACGTCATCGTCCCCCTCGACGGCAAGAGCGACTTCGACACCGTGCGCGGCTTCGCCCAGGACACGGCGGAGGTGCTGGCACGGCGTCACCCGGACCGGCTCACCACGGCCGTACGCAAGAAGGCGCGCGGTGACCGGCTCTACCTCGACGTGCAGCGCAACGCCTACGCGCAGACCGCCGTCGCCCCCTGGTCGCTGCGCGCCGTACCGGGCGGCCCGGTCGCCGCGCCGATCAGCCACGACCAGCTCGACGACCCCGGACTGGGCGCACAGAGCTGGTCGTTGCGGGACGTCGACGGTGTGCTGGCGCAGCTGCGGTCGGCGCCGTGGTCCGCGGTGCCGGGCCGCGGACGGTCACTGACCGCCGCCCGCAAGCGGCTCGACGCGCTGCGCTGA